The following nucleotide sequence is from Microbacterium imperiale.
GTCGACGGCGGCGCCGCGGACGGTGGTGAAGACGAAGTCGTCGGGGTCGCGGTTGGTGGTGAGCTGCTCGAGCTCGGCCATGAGGAATGCGGGGACGGGGAGCCAGCGCTTCTCCCACGTCTTGACGGGCCCGAGCTTGCGGTGCCCTTCGCGGTCGACGGTCCAGGTTCGGTGGATGCGCGCGCGGTTGCCGGCGACGTCGAGGTCTTTGATCTTGAGCGCGGTCGCTTCGCCGATGCGGGGTCCGCTGTATGCGAGGAGCCGCAGCAGCACGGGGTCGGTGGGGCGGCGGGTGAGCTCGTGCGCGGTGTCGGCGAGCGCTTCGATGTCGGGGTAGGACAGCTGCGGGAGGTCGTGCTCGAGGTCACCTTCGGTGCGTGGCAGTTCGACTTTTGCGAGCGGGTTGCGGCCGATGATGCTCTCGGCGACGGCGTACCGGAGCGCGCCGCCGAACGTGATCCGGACGACGTGCTGCAGGTAGGCGGGTGCCATCTTGACGGGTTTGCGTTCGACCTTCACGATGCGCTGGTTCTTGTCGAACTGGTGGGGTGCGGTCCCGTCGCGGAGCTGTCGCACCCACGCGTCGATCTGGGGGCGGGTGATGCTGCCGATGGCGACGTGCCCCCATTTCGGGAGGACGTAGTTGTCGAGCTCGCGTCGGTAGCGGCGCCAGGTGGAGTCCTTGATGCGGTTCTTCGACGCGAGCCACGCCTCGGCGACGTCGGCGAAGGTCTGTTCACGTGCCGAGGGGTCGATGTATCGATCGGATCGGATGTCTTCCTCGAGCATGGCGACGAACGACTCGGCGTCGCTCCGGCG
It contains:
- a CDS encoding tyrosine-type recombinase/integrase, whose product is MARAWITDRWVKDATVPLPDGTTTKINPTSAQLRAIKTLPEHFRTAKFGKGSRWTVGWYEPGGTQRQRLYARRSDAESFVAMLEEDIRSDRYIDPSAREQTFADVAEAWLASKNRIKDSTWRRYRRELDNYVLPKWGHVAIGSITRPQIDAWVRQLRDGTAPHQFDKNQRIVKVERKPVKMAPAYLQHVVRITFGGALRYAVAESIIGRNPLAKVELPRTEGDLEHDLPQLSYPDIEALADTAHELTRRPTDPVLLRLLAYSGPRIGEATALKIKDLDVAGNRARIHRTWTVDREGHRKLGPVKTWEKRWLPVPAFLMAELEQLTTNRDPDDFVFTTVRGAAVDGTNWYNRVWRKVRTDAGLATAMSVHDLRHVAATNAIAAGADVKLVQQMLGHKDATETLNTYAHLWPDRVAEVIAAVEKRRTEALAAAQTLAAAQTLAA